The sequence GTTTCCGGGGCGAGCACGCCCTGCGCCGCTATCCCAATGGCGAGGAACGGTGCATTGCCTGCAAGCTGTGCGAGGCGATCTGCCCCGCGCAGGCCATCACGATCGACGCCGAACCGCGCGAGGACGGCAGCCGTCGCACCACGCGTTACGATATCGACATGACGAAGTGCATCTACTGCGGCTTCTGCCAGGAAGCCTGCCCTGTGGACGCCATCGTCGAGGGTCCGAATTTCGAATTCAGCACGGAAACGCGCGAGGAGCTGTACTACGACAAGGCGAAGCTTCTTGCCAACGGCGAGCGTTGGGAAGCCGAGATCGCCCGCAACCTCGAGCTGGACGCGCCCTACAGATGAGTGACCCCACCAACCCCTTCGAGGCGATGATGCGCCAGGCCCAGGAGATGGCGAAGTCCTTTCCGGCGATGGATGCGTTTTCGCCCAAGGTCTTCGAGGCGATGATGGGGACGATGCCGAAGGACATGATGGAAATGATGTTCGGCAACACCATTAACGAGGGTGGACTGGACGCGCGTACGCGGCTGCTCCTGACGCTCGCCGGGCTGACGATGCAAGGGGCGCAGAACGACGTGGCGGTACGCCAGACCGTCCGCCACGCGCTGGAGGCCGGCGCGACCAAGCAACACATCACCGAGACGATTGGCCAGATGTCGGTATTCGCCGGCGTGCCCGCCATGAGCCGCGCGCTGGAACTGGCCGGGCAGGTCTGGGACGAAAAAGAGGAAAAGGAATGACTGTCTTTTCATTCTATCTGTTTGCAATCTGCGTGATCGCCGGCGGGCTTTTCACCGTCGTCAGCCGCAATCCCGTGCATTCCGTGCTCTGGCTGATCCTCGCGTTTCTCAGTTCCGCCGGTCTCTTCGTCCTTCTGGGGGCTGAGTTCGTCGCGATGCTGTTGATCATCGTCTACGTCGGCGCGGTCGCGGTGCTGTTCCTGTTCGTCGTGATGATGCTGGATGTCGACTTTGCGCAGCTCAAGGCGGAGATGGCCAAGTACATGCCGCTCGCGCTGCTGATCGGGCTGGTCATCCTGATGCAGTTCGTCATGGCCTTCGGTGTCTGGGAAAGCAACGAGGCCGCCGAGGGTCTGCGCACGCAGGTGACCAACCCGGATCTCTACAACACCGAGGCGCTGGGGCTCATCCTTTACGATCAGTACTTCCTGCTGTTCCAGCTTGCGGGCCTGATCCTGCTGGTCGCCATGATCGGCGCGATCGTTCTGACGCTGCGCCATCGCACCGACGTCAAGCGGCAGGACGTGGTTGCCCAGATGATGCGCGACCCGGCCAAGGCGATGGAACTGCGGGATGTGAAACCGGGGCAGGGGCTTTGAAACCGGGCGTCGCCATCGCGGTGGCGACAGCCATCGTGGTCGGCGTCCTTGTGGCCAACGGATACTTTTGACGGATAGGCGGATAGCAATGTCCAGAAACACAATCGTGGTGCTGATAATCGTCCTGATCGTCGCGATCGGCGGCTACGGATTTATCGGCTGAGCGGCGGGTTCCCGGTGGAACTCGGGACCGTGAAAGACTAGAAGCCCGGCAACAGGGCGCGAGACGAGGGACGACATGATCGGACTTGAACATTACCTGACGGTGGCGGCGACGCTGTTCGTCATCGGCATCTTCGGGCTATTCCTGAACCGCAAGAACGTGATCATCCTGCTGATGAGCATCGAGCTCATGCTGCTGGCGGTGAACATCAACTTCGTCGCTTTCTCGAGCTTCCTCGGTGACCTCGTCGGGCAGGTCTACACGCTCTTCGTGCTCACGGTCGCGGCGGCCGAAGCGGCGATCGGTCTCGCGATCCTTGTGTGCTTCTTCCGCAATCGCGGGACGATCGCGGTCGAAGACGTCAACATGATGAAGGGCTGAGGATCATGGAAACCGTTCTCCTTTTCGCTCCGCTCGTCGGTTCGCTCATCTGCGGCTTTGGCTGGAAGATCATCGGCCAGCCCGCCGCGCAGTGGACGGCCACCGGGCTTCTGTTCCTGTCCGCCATCCTGTCCTGGATCGTCTTTCTGGGTTTCGAAGGCCCGACCGAGCATATCGCGATCATGCGGTTCATCGATTCCGGCAGCCTGACCACCGACTGGTCGATCCGGCTGGACCGGCTGACGGCCATCATGCTGATCGTGGTCACAACCGTGTCCAGCCTCGTGCACCTGTATTCCTTCGGCTACATGGCGCATGACGAGAACTTCAGGGATACCGAGCAATACCGCGCCCGGTTCTTTGCCTACCTGTCGTTCTTCACCTTCGCGATGCTGATGCTGGTGACCTCCGACAACCTCGTGCAGATGTTCTTCGGCTGGGAAGGGGTTGGCGTCGCGTCCTACCTGCTGATCGGCTTCTACTATCGCAAACCCAGCGCCAATGCCGCGGCGATCAAGGCGTTCGTGGTGAACCGGGTGGGTGACTTCGGCTTTGCGCTCGGCATTTTCGCCCTGTTCCTGATGACGGACAGCATACGCTTCGACGATATCTTTGCCGCAGCACCCGACCTCGCGGATCAGACCATCGGCTTCCTCTGGACCAACTGGAACGCCGCGAACCTGATTGCCTTCCTGCTGTTCATCGGCGCGATGGGCAAGTCGGCACAACTGTTCCTGCACACGTGGCTTCCTGACGCCATGGAAGGCCCGACCCCGGTGTCGGCGCTGATCCACGCCGCGACGATGGTGACGGCGGGTGTCTTCCTCGTCTGCCGGATGTCGCCGCTGATGGAATTCGCCCCGCAGGCGATGACCTTTGTCACCGTGATCGGCGCGACGACGGCTTTCTTCGCCGCAACCGTGGGCCTCGTGCAGACCGACATCAAGCGCGTGATCGCCTATTCGACCTGTTCGCAGCTCGGCTACATGTTCGTGGCCGCCGGTGTGGGCATGTATTCGGCCGCGATGTTCCACCTGTTCACGCACGCCTTCTTCAAGGCGATGCTGTTCCTTGGGGCGGGGTCGGTGATCCATGCCATGCACCACGAGCAGGACATGAACAACTACGGCGGCCTGCGCAAGAAGATCCCCTATACCTACGCCGCCATGATGATCGGGACGCTGGCGATCACTGGTGTCGGCATCCCGCTTACCCACATCGGCTTCGCGGGCTTCCTGTCCAAGGACGCGATCATCGAAAGTGCCTGGGGTGGCGGTTCGATGTACGGCTTCTGGCTGCTCGTGGTCGCCGCGGCGATGACCAGCTTCTACAGCTGGAGGCTGATCTTCCTGACCTTCCACGGCAAGCCGCGCGGGGACAAGCACACGCACGATCATGCGCACGAAAGCCCCATGGTCATGCTGGTCCCGCTGGGTGTGCTGGCGCTGGGGGCGGTCTTCTCGGGGATGCTGTGGTACGGCAGCTTCTTCGGGCACGCCGACGAGGTGGCCGAATTCTACGACATCCCGCTGGCAGAGGCCGCCGCACAGGGTGACGACCACGCCGAAGGCGCGGAAGACAGCGGCGTAACCGGACCGGTCGATGGCGACCATGGCGCCGGCGCCGTGATCGAAGGAGAGCAGGGCGCGGAACACCACTATGCCTTTGGTGGCGCGCCGGGCGAAGGGGCGCTGTACTTCGGGCCCGACAACCACGTGCTCGAGGCCGCGCACGAGGCGCCGGTCTGGGTCAAGGTCAGTCCGTTCATCGCGATGCTTCTCGGCCTGCTGATGGCGCTGTGGTTCTACATCTGGAACCCCGCGCTGCCCGGTCGTCTGGCCGCGAACCAGCAGCCGCTCTACCAGTTCCTGCTGAACAAGTGGTACTTCGACGAGATCTATGACGCGATCTTTGTCCGTCCCGCCAAGGCCCTTGGCCGCTTCCTGTGGAAGCGCGGGGATGGCAGCGTGATCGACGGCACCCTGAACGGTGTCGCGATGGGCTTTGTCCCCTGGCTCACACGGCTCGCCGGTCGGGCGCAGTCGGGTTACATCTTTACCTATGCCTTTGCCATGGTGATCGGGATCGCGGTTCTGGTCACATGGATGACGATGACCGGAGGGTCCCACTGATGGACACGCATCTTCTTTCCATCATCACCTTCCTGCCGGCCTTTGCGGCGCTTGTCCTGGCGGTGTTCCTGCGGGGCGACGACGCGGCCGCGGCCCGCAACGCCAAGTGGCTGGCGATGATCACCACCTCGGTGACCTTCGTCATATCGCTGTTCGTCCTGTTCGAGTTCGATCCCGCCAACACAGGCTTCCAGTTCGTCGAGGAGTCGGAATGGCTGCTTGGCATGACCTACCGGCTGGGGGTCGACGGCATCTCGGTCCTGTTCGTGATGCTGACCACCTTCATGATGCCGCTGGTCATCGCGGCAAGCTGGAACGTCGAAACACGGGTCAAGGAATACATGATCGCCTTCCTCGTGCTCGAGACCCTGATGCTGGGTGTCTTCATGGCGCTGGACCTGATCCTGTTCTACCTCTTCTTCGAGGCGGGGCTGATCCCGATGTTCCTGATCATCGGGATCTGGGGCGGGGCCAACCGGATCTATGCCAGCTTCAAGTTCTTTTTGTACACCTTCCTCGGCTCGGTTCTGATGCTGGTGGCGATGGTGGCGATGTACACCGACGCCGGCACCACATGCATCGGGGCCTGCGACGTGAGCCTGCTGAACCATACCTTCGCCTCCGACACCTTCAGCGTGCTGGGCGTCCAGGTGATCGGCGGGATGCAGACCCTGATGTTCATCGCCTTCTTTGCCAGCTTCGCTGTCAAGATGCCGATGTGGCCGGTGCACACGTGGTTGCCCGACGCGCACGTTCAGGCGCCCACGGCCGGCTCCGTGGTGCTGGCGGCGATCCTGCTCAAGATGGGTGGATACGGCTTCCTGCGGTTTTCGCTGCCGATGTTCCCGGTAGGGTCGGAGGTGCTGACACCGCTGGTGCTGTGGATGAGCGCCATTGCCATCGTCTATACCTCGCTGGTCGCGCTTGTTCAGGAAGACATGAAAAAGCTGATCGCCTATTCGTCGGTCGCGCACATGGGCTTTGTCACAATGGGCATTTTCGCCGCGAACCAGCAGGGCGTTGACGGGGCGATCTTCCAGATGGTCAGCCACGGCTTCATCTCGGGCGCGCTGTTCCTCTGCGTCGGCGTGATCTACGACCGGATGCACACCCGCGAGATCGACGCCTACGGGGGTCTGGTGAACCGGATGCCGGCCTATGCGCTGATCTTCATGCTGTTCACGATGGCGAACGTGGGCCTGCCTGGCACATCGGGTTTCGTGGGCGAATTCCTGACCTTGATGGGCACGTTCCAGGTGAACACCTGGGTTGCCGCGGTGGCGACAACCGGCGTGATCTTCTCGGCAGCCTACGCGCTCTGGCTGTACCGCCGGGTGGTGATGGGCGACCTGATCAAGGAAAGCCTGCGGTCGATCACCGACATGACCGCACGGGAGAAGTGGATCTTCGCGCCTCTCGTCGTGATGACGCTCCTGCTCGGGGTCTACCCGTCCCTTGTGCTGGACATGATCGGGCCTTCCGTCGCCGCGCTTGTTGAAAATTATGACCTCGCGCTGGAGGCGGCAGGGACCGCCGTCCAGACCGCCGAAGTGTCGAACTAAAAGGACCGACGCGATGATTTCCGCTGATCTGAACATCATCCTGCCCGAAATCCTGCTGTCGTGCTTTGCCATCCTGGGCCTTCTGGTGGCGGTCTACACCACCAAGGACAGGGTGGGCGGCCTGCTGGTCTGGCTGACCGCGATCGTCTTTGTCGTGCTTGCGGCATGGATCGGCTTTACCGGAGAGGGCACACGCATCGCCTTTGGCGGCATGTTCATCGAGGACAGCTTTGCCCGGTTCGCCAAGGTGACGCTCCTGCTGAGCGCCGCGGCGGTGCTGGTCATGTCCGAAGGCTACATGAAGGCGCGCGGCCTGCTCCGGTTCGAGTACCCGATGCTCGTCGCGCTCTCCGTTGTCGGCATGATGATGATGGTCAGTGCCGGTGACCTCATGGCGCTGTACATGGGGCTGGAACTGCAATCGCTGGCGCTCTACGTCGTGGCCTCGCTGCGTCGGGATTCGGTGCGGTCGACGGAGGCGGGGCTCAAGTACTTCGTGCTCGGCGCGCTCAGCTCGGGCCTGCTGCTTTACGGCGCGTCGCTGGTGTACGGCTATGCCGGTACCACGATGTTCTCCGGCATCATCCAGACGGTGCAATCCGGCGAGACCTCCGTCGGAATGCTCTTCGGCATCGTCTTCCTGATCGCCGGCATGGGCTTCAAGGTGTCCGCCGTGCCATTCCACATGTGGACGCCGGACGTCTACGAAGGGTCGCCGACGCCGGTTACCGCGTTCTTCGCCACCGCGCCCAAGGTTGCGGCCATGGGGCTTTTCGCCCGCGTGCTGCATGACGCCTTCGGCAACGCTGTCGGGGACTGGAGCCAGATCGTCGCGCTGCTGTCGGTCCTGTCCATGTTCCTGGGGGCCATCGCCGCCATCGGCCAGACCAACATCAAGCGCCTGATGGCCTTCTCCTCCATCGCCCACATGGGCTACGCGCTCATGGGCCTTGCCGCCGGTACGGCCCTCGGTGTTCAGGCCATGCTGGTCTACATGGCGATCTACGTCACCATGAACGTCGGCACCTTCGCCTTCATCCTCCTGATGAGCCGCGACGGCGCGCCGGTGACCGACATCGCCTCTCTCAACATGTACTCCAAGGTCAATCCGGGCCGGGCGCTGGCCATGCTGGTGCTGCTCTTCTCGCTCGCCGGTGTGCCGCCGATGCTGGGCTTCTTCGGCAAGCTTTACGTGCTGCGCGCGGCCTATGACGCGGGGCTGGTCTGGCTGGCGGTCGCGGGCGTGATCGCGTCGGTGATCGGTGCCTACTACTATCTCCGGATCGTGTTCTTCATGTATTTCGGATCCGAACAGACCGACCCGCTGGACCGTTCGGGCAGCGGGGTGCTGTCGGGCTTCCTGATGGCTTCGGCGCTGATCATGGTGCTCGGGATCATCAACATGTTCGGTGTCGAGGGGGCGGCGGCGGCGGCCGCAGGGGCGCTTGTCAACTGACCTGAAAGCACCGCTTCGGGGGGCAGGCGGGCGGCCGATCGCCGGGACGGTCTGATGGCCTGGCCAGACGGATACAACCGGCACGTTCTCGACTCCGTCGATTCGACCTTGGCCGAGGCGGCACGCCGCCTGTCGGCAGGCGCGTCGGCCGAGTGGATACTCGCCTTGGAACAGACGGCGGCGCGGGGCAGGCGGGGCCGGTCCTGGTCCACGCCGCGCGGCAATTTCGCGGCCACCCTGATCCTGCCGTGTTCCGAGCCGCCCGCACGGGCGGCGCTTCGGTCTTTCGTCTCGTCGCTCGCCCTCTACCGCGCTTTCGAGGAAGTGACGGGCCTGCCCGGGAGCTTTGCCCTGAAATGGCCGAACGACGTCCTGCTGAACGGGGGAAAAGTGGCGGGGATCCTGCTGGAAGCGAGCGGGTCGACCCTGTTGATCGGGATCGGTGTGAACCTCGCCAATGCGCCGGCCGCCGCCGAAGTCGAAGCCGGTGCGGTGACCCCGGTCAGCATCGCGGCGGAACTGGGAATCGACGTGGCACCGGAGGTGTTTCTGGACGTGCTCGCATCGGAATACGCGGTGCTGGAAGACCGCTTTTCGACATACGGGTTCGAGCCCATCCGCACCGCATGGATGGCCCATGCCGCGCGCCGGGGCGAGGTCATCCGCGCCCGTACCGCCCGCCACGAGACGCGTGGTGTCTTTGAGGATGTGGACGATCAGGGTAACCTGATACTCGGGACCGAAGCGGGCCGGGTGCCCATTGCGGCGGCTGACGTATTTTTCTGAACGAAGGGGGCCGGGCATGCTCTTGGCGATAGACTGCGGAAACACCAACACGGTCTTTTCCGTCTATGACGACGACACCGCGCTGTGCACCTTCCGCACATCCACGCATCACGCACGCACGGCCGACGCCTATTTCACGTGGTTCTCGACCCTTCTGAAGCATCACCGGATCGAGCCCGACATCACGGAGGCGGTGATTTCCTCGACTGTGCCGCGCGTCGTCTTCAACCTGCGTGTCTTTTGCGACCAGTACTTCGGGTGCCGCCCGCTCGTGGTCGGCAAGCCCGATTGCCTGCTGCCCGGCCAGCCGCGCGTGGATCAGGGCACGATCGTGGGGCCGGACCGACTGGTCAATACCGCGGGGGCCTTCGACCGGCACGGTGGCAACCTGATCGTGGTGGACTTCGGCACCGCCACGACATTCGACGTGGCGGGCCACGATGGTGCCTATGTGGGCGGGGTGATCGCGCCGGGGGTGAATCTCAGCCTCGAAGCCCTACATATGGCAGCAGCGGCGCTGCCGCATGTGGACATTACCAAACCACAGCGTGTAGTAGGCACCAACACGGTCGCCTGCATGCAGTCCGGTGTGTTCTGGGGCTATGTTGGCCTGGTCAAGGAAATATGTGCCCGGATCAAGGCCGAGCGGGACCAGAACATGAAAATCATCGCGACCGGCGGGCTGGCCCCGCTGTTTGCCCAGACCGAAGACCTTTTCGACGTCATTGAAGATGACCTCACGATGCACGGCCTGACCGTGATTCATAAGTATAATAAGGACAAAGCTGAATAATATGAGCAGCGACAGATTGATCTACCTTCCCCTCGGCGGGGCGGGTGAAATCGGCATGAACGCCTACGTGTATGGCTACGGGAAACCCGGCAAGGAGCGGCTGATCGTCGTCGACATGGGCGTGGCCTTTCCGGACATGGACAGCAGCCCCGGGGTGGACCTGATCCTTCCCGACATCCAGTGGCTGAAGGAACGGCGCGACCGGATCGAGGCGATTTTCGTCACCCATGCGCACGAGGACCACGTGGGCGCCGTCGCCCACACCTACGAGGCGCTGCAGGCGCCGGTCTATGCCCGAAATTTCACGGCCAATATCGCGCGGCGCAAGATGGCCGAGCATGGTCACCCCGACGACGCGGTGCAGACCGTGGGCGCATGGCCGCACCAGCAGGGGGCGGGGCCGTTCAAGGTCGGCTTCCTGCCGATTTCGCATTCGATACCTGAATCCTCCGCCCTGGTGATCGACACCCCCGAAGGCCGGCTCATCCACTCCGGCGACTTCAAGATCGATCTGACACCGGGCGTCGGAGAACCCTTCGACCCCGCGCTCTGGGCCGATGTGTGCAAGGACGGGGTCAAGGCGCTGGTCTGCGACAGCACGAACGTGTTCTCGCCGCTGCCGGGGCGATCCGAAGGGACCCTGGGCCCCGATATCGAGAAGCTGATCGAAAGCGCCTCGGGCATGGTTGTGGCGACCACCTTTGCGTCCAATGTCGCGCGGGTAAAGACCCTCGCCACGGCGGGGGAAAAGGCGGGGCGGTCGATCGTGTTGCTGGGCCGTGCGATGAAACGCATGGTAGAGGCCGCGCTCGAGACCGGCGTGATGGACGATTTCCCCCCGGTCGTCAGCCCCGAAGATGCCCGCGGTATCCCCCGCGAGAACCTGCTTCTTCTGGTCACCGGAAGCCAAGGCGAACGCCGCGCCGCATCGGCGCAGCTGGCACGGGGCAAGTACCAGGGGATCGAGATGAAGGAAGGGGACATGTTCCTGTTCTCGGCCAAGACCATCCCGGGCAACGAGCGCGGTGTCATCCGCATCGTCAACCAGTTCTCCGAACTTGGGGTCGATGTCGTCGACGACAGTTCCGGCCTTTACCACGTGTCGGGCCACGCCAACCGTCCCGACCTCGAAACCCTGCATGACGTGGTCAAGCCGCAGGTGCTGATCCCGATGCACGGCGAACACCGCCACCTGCGCGAACACGTCAAGATCGCCGAGGGCAAGGGGATCACCGGTGTTCTCGCGGTCAACGGGATGATGATCGATCTGTCGGGCAACAAGCCGACCGTGGCCGAGTATGTCGAGACGGGCCGCACCTATCTCGACGGGTCGGTTCAGATCGGGGCGCTCGACGGGGTGGTTCGCGACCGCATCCGCATGGCCCTGAACGGCCACGTCACGATCACCGTGATCCTCGACGAAGACGACGAGCCGCTGGGCGATCCATGGGTCGACATGATGGGGTTGCCGGAAACCGGGCGGTCGAATGCGCCCCTTGCCGAGATCATCGAGGCTGACCTCGCGCAGTTCCTGGGCCGGTCCAAGGCTGCGACCCTGCGGGACGACGACAAGCTGAACGAAGGCCTGAAACGCACTGCCCGGCAGTCGGCGCAGGACGAGATCGGCAAGAAGCCCGAAGTGACAGTGGTGGTCAGCCGGCTGAGCTGACGCCCGATCACTCCTCCGGCGCGGCTTCGGCCGGGTCGGAGGCGACAGGTTCGTCGCCACTGCACATGTAGACGGCGCCGCCCACTGCCAGAACGGACACGCCCACGGCAGCAAGGGCCGCAGGCGTGGAAAGTGCCGTGACGACGGCCGAACTGGTGTTGCCCACATTCGCAATCAGCGTGCTGGCGCTGCCTGACAGGATCATGGCGCCCGATTTGTGCGCGACCGCGACCGCCGCCGAAGGGTCGGTGACGGCCGCGACCGCGGAACTGGCGATGGATTTGCTGACGGCAACCGTTTCGGCCTTGGTCGTGTTGACACGTTCGCAGACGGTCGTCCGGCACAGGCCGCGGAAATTGCGTTCTCCCGGCACGAGGAAATACCCGGTCTCGGCGTCACGGGTCAGGCAGTAGCCGTCGATCTGGTTGTCCGGAACGGTGGTGGCAAGGTAATCGTACAGCACACCGCTCAGGCAGGCGGGCGGGCTGCCCCACGCCCTGTTCCACTTGGCCGAGGGCCAGTTCAACAGTTTTTCCCGGGTTTTGACCTCGTCGGCGAAGGTGGCGAAGTTTTCCGCCTCTATGACCACCTCGCTGCCGTTGACGAAGGCGCGGCATCGTTCCGCCGTGGCGGTGGATGCGACAAGCATGAAAAGAAGGATCAGGAAACTGCGGAACATGGGGGCCTCATCGACTGCCGGCCCATCATAATGCTCCGTCGCGCGCGCGGCCATGCGGTGACGCGACCGCGCGCTGCTTTCTGCCGATCAGCAGTCCGCCGTCATTCGCGGTCTTCGAAACTCAGTCCGATGAAATCGGGCGTGTGATCGCCCAGGCCCACGACACGCTTGTCGTTGCCGCGGCTGTTCTGGCTCCGGCTGCGCGACTTGCTGCCCTTGTCCTGATCGTCCTTGGGGCCGGAGGTATCGCTTTTCGTGTCTGCGACGCTTTCCTTCGGCTTGTCGTCGGCCTTCGCGGCGACGTCGGTTTTTGCCTCGGTCTCCGGCTTTGCGGTGTCCGGCTTTGCGGTGTCCTGCTTTGGCTTGCGGCTGCGCGAGCGGGATTTCTTCGGCTTGTCGGTCTTGTCGGCGCCGGATTTTTCGCCGCCGTCCTTGTCGCTTTCGGATGCCGAGGCGGTGCCGAGCGGGTTGTCCATGCGGGGAATCTCCCGTTCGACAAGCCGCTCCACATCGGCGAGGTTCTTCTCGTCGCGCGGGTTGCAGATCATGATCGCCTTGCCGTCGCGCCCGGCGCGGCCGGTGCGACCGATGCGGTGCACGTAGTCCTCGGCGTGGCTGGGCACGTCGAAGTTGAAGACATGGCTGACCGACGGCACGTCCAGCCCGCGCGCCGCAACGTCAGAGGCGACGAGGAAGCGCAGATCGCCGGCGCGGAAGCCGTCCAATGTCCGCGTGCGCTGGCTCTGGTCCAGATCGCCGTGGATCGGCGCGGCGTCGTAGCCGTATTTCTTCAGCGACTTCGCGACGACGTCGACATCCATCTTCCGGTTGCAGAAGATGATGGCGTTGGTGCATTTTTCGCCTTCGGCGTCGATGAGGGCCCGCAGCAGGTTACGCTTTTCGGTGCCCTCGCGATCCTTGCGGGAGGCCTTGAACATGACCACGCCCTGCGTGATGTTCTCGCCGGTGGTGGCCTGCCGGGCCACTTCGATGCGGGCCGGGTTGCTGAGGAAGGTGTTCGTGATCCGCTCGATCTCGGGCGCCATGGTGGCCGAGAAAAACAGCGTCTGACGGGTAAAGGGAACAAGGCCGAAGATGCGTTCGATATCGGGAATGA is a genomic window of Sulfitobacter alexandrii containing:
- a CDS encoding ribonuclease J, which produces MSSDRLIYLPLGGAGEIGMNAYVYGYGKPGKERLIVVDMGVAFPDMDSSPGVDLILPDIQWLKERRDRIEAIFVTHAHEDHVGAVAHTYEALQAPVYARNFTANIARRKMAEHGHPDDAVQTVGAWPHQQGAGPFKVGFLPISHSIPESSALVIDTPEGRLIHSGDFKIDLTPGVGEPFDPALWADVCKDGVKALVCDSTNVFSPLPGRSEGTLGPDIEKLIESASGMVVATTFASNVARVKTLATAGEKAGRSIVLLGRAMKRMVEAALETGVMDDFPPVVSPEDARGIPRENLLLLVTGSQGERRAASAQLARGKYQGIEMKEGDMFLFSAKTIPGNERGVIRIVNQFSELGVDVVDDSSGLYHVSGHANRPDLETLHDVVKPQVLIPMHGEHRHLREHVKIAEGKGITGVLAVNGMMIDLSGNKPTVAEYVETGRTYLDGSVQIGALDGVVRDRIRMALNGHVTITVILDEDDEPLGDPWVDMMGLPETGRSNAPLAEIIEADLAQFLGRSKAATLRDDDKLNEGLKRTARQSAQDEIGKKPEVTVVVSRLS
- a CDS encoding DEAD/DEAH box helicase, whose product is MTKFSDLNLNPKVLKAIAEAGYETPTPIQAGAIPPALEGRDVLGIAQTGTGKTASFTLPMITMLARGRARARMPRSLVLCPTRELAAQVAENFDTYAQHAKLTKALLIGGVSFKEQDAAIDKGVDVLIATPGRLLDHFERGKLILNDVKVMVVDEADRMLDMGFIPDIERIFGLVPFTRQTLFFSATMAPEIERITNTFLSNPARIEVARQATTGENITQGVVMFKASRKDREGTEKRNLLRALIDAEGEKCTNAIIFCNRKMDVDVVAKSLKKYGYDAAPIHGDLDQSQRTRTLDGFRAGDLRFLVASDVAARGLDVPSVSHVFNFDVPSHAEDYVHRIGRTGRAGRDGKAIMICNPRDEKNLADVERLVEREIPRMDNPLGTASASESDKDGGEKSGADKTDKPKKSRSRSRKPKQDTAKPDTAKPETEAKTDVAAKADDKPKESVADTKSDTSGPKDDQDKGSKSRSRSQNSRGNDKRVVGLGDHTPDFIGLSFEDRE